The following coding sequences are from one Coffea arabica cultivar ET-39 chromosome 11e, Coffea Arabica ET-39 HiFi, whole genome shotgun sequence window:
- the LOC113719564 gene encoding serine/threonine protein phosphatase 2A 57 kDa regulatory subunit B' theta isoform, translating into MIKQIFGKIPRKQSKSAGSSTTVSSSDTARSRVEGNRKLGGSVDTVLTVHHSVSSNGYKTLDKFYRDENLDANRKLVTASYEPLPGFRDVPSSEKQNLFIRKLNMCCVVFDFADPTKYLKEKEIKRQTLLELVEYVTSAIVIYTETVMQEVVKMVSANLFRVHSPQSRENTVMEALDVEEEEPAMDPAWPHLQIVYELLLRFVASPETDAKVAKRYIDHSFVCKLLDLFDSEDPREREYLKTILHRIYGKFMVHRPYIRKAINNMFYCFIFETEKHNGIAELLEIWGSIINGFALPLKEEHKLFLVRVLIPLHKPKCLAMYHQQLSYCITQFVEKDCKLADIIIRGLLKYWPVTNSSKEVMFLNELEEVLEATQSPVFQRCMVPLFRQVAQCLNSLHFQVAERALFLWNNDHIDNLIKQNRKIILPIIFPALERNARHHWNQAVHGLTLNIRKIFYDLDPELFKECLLKFEEVESKQEEIRAKREATWNRLEEIAAEKVASNEAVLVSQSSFPHLT; encoded by the exons ATGATCAAACAAATTTTTGGTAAAATCCCTCGGAAGCAGTCAAAATCGGCTGGAAGTTCTACAACCGTGAGTTCTTCAGATACTGCAAGAAGTAGAGTTGAAGGAAATAGAAAGCTGGGGGGGTCGGTTGATACAGTTTTAACGGTGCATCATTCTGTTTCAAGTAATGGGTATAAGACACTGGATAAGTTCTACCGAGATGAAAATTTAGATGCCAATCGGAAGTTGGTAACTGCTTCATATGAACCACTGCCAGGCTTTAGGGATGTTCCAAGTTCTGAGAAGCAGAACTTATTTATCAGGAAGCTTAATATGTGCTGTGTTGTCTTTGACTTTGCTGATCCTACGAAGTACCTCAAGGAGAAGGAGATTAAGCGACAGACATTACTGGAGCTAGTTGAGTATGTCACTTCGGCAATTGTCATATATACAGAAACTGTCATGCAGGAAGTTGTTAAGATGGTATCTGCCAATTTGTTCAGAGTACATAGTCCTCAGTCACGGGAGAATACAGTAATGGAAGCTCTTGACGTGGAAGAAGAGGAGCCTGCTATGGATCCTGCATGGCCGCATTTGCAGATTGTGTATGAACTTCTGCTAAGATTTGTTGCATCACCTGAAACTGATGCAAAAGTAGCCAAAAGATACATTGACCATTCATTTGTGTGCAAGTTGCTTGATCTTTTTGACTCTGAAGATCCTAGGGAGCGAGAGTACTTGAAAACGATTCTACATCGCATCTATGGGAAGTTTATGGTACACAGGCCCTATATTAGGAAAGCTATCAACAACATGTTTTACTGTTTTATCTTTGAAACTGAAAAGCATAATGGGATTGCTGAGCTTCTAGAAATTTGGGGCAGCATCATTAATGGGTTTGCCTTGCCATTGAAAGAGGAACACAAGCTCTTTCTTGTTAGGGTGCTTATTCCCCTGCATAAGCCAAAATGTTTAGCAATGTATCACCAGCAGCTATCTTATTGTATCACACAGTTTGTGGAGAAGGACTGTAAACTTGCTGATATTATAATTAGAGGATTGCTAAAGTACTGGCCAGTCACCAATAGCTCAAAGGAAGTTATGTTCCTTAATGAGTTGGAAGAAGTTTTAGAAGCAACTCAGTCACCAGTATTTCAGCGATGTATGGTGCCTTTGTTTCGCCAAGTTGCTCAATGCTTGAACAGTTTGCACTTTCAG GTGGCTGAGAGAGCTTTGTTCTTGTGGAACAATGATCATATTGACAATCTGATTAAACAGAACCGCAAGATTATACTTCCTATTATCTTCCCTGCACTGGAGAGAAATGCTAGACATCACTGGAATCAGGCTGTTCATGGTTTGACCCTCAATATTCGCAAGATATTCTATGATCTTGATCCTGAACTATTTAAGGAGTGCTTGCTTAAGTTTGAGGAAGTTGAATCAAAGCAAGAGGAGATTAGAGCAAAACGAGAAGCTACATGGAATCGCTTAGAAGAAATTGCAGCAGAAAAAGTTGCTAGCAATGAAGCTgtgcttgtttctcaatcaaGTTTCCCTCATCTTACATGA